From one Caldithrix abyssi DSM 13497 genomic stretch:
- a CDS encoding tape measure protein, translating into MATNEIKIKISIDGKEAIATLNLTENTINELSEAFQGFGRTSQQVSNQIVQSFDNARVMIEGFQRTYEVLRNAFAQPIRLAANFEQYQATLEVMLGSTELAKQRLQELVDFAAHTPFQLPQVIEAANQLQALGRYSRETLTMLGDLAAASGKPIEQAIRAYAKLVTGQKGIAVDMFRDLLISVDDWVAATGKGIKANGELEASYQELADVLPKILEMKNFAGLMGKQSETLAGQLSNLTDSIDQFKTSMGGAIAVGLSPMLKSLSDVLNVLNSAPPAISGTIGAITALTGTLVILKVTGLLPVIRQIMTMKISLKTLPADTAEASAGFLGLSGALRAAGVAAKGFFASLGPIGWLTIGIGTALEVWGIVSSQMDEAKEKTKEAESELDRYKQKLQSMTEEELGEEISILWDAQLKAQKEADQEALKLTKQKYQLLKKEFKRREEEKKKIEIEKNAEALDAVKKLRIEALGEGKEKEILALNYWYEKQKEKYAENEAVLEALENTYFAKRRKIEEKYRQESLKAQEAYLRRNLELNQKMMELEERPQSEILEAKKKVLHQIADLYAESSPERNRILQEIALLQIDIEKALKEEHAVKIQLKAELNEAEFQEELARMKRDLIAQGRGEEIEFITFDLMIQKNREAIQKIQNDQSLGDEERKAKIKQLNAEILDLQAQRAQREIELEKQKNETIRQLGMQTWNDLKSVVNEYYSQQRAKARKQIEEEFEKRKQALETERQKRLEHAKTQRAKDLINKQYDQKEAQLEKEKERRLAEAAKKGFAIQQAIAITETIMNTAQAVMKAWAEAGPVAGPILSGIITALGAAKIALIKSQKPPAFAEGGLFEGEGSGTDDKNLIRISNREFIVNNRMTEKHLTLLEAINTDRVRYADLGAVVKQLQEVNLRLVRVEQASLNVSERPIKIDEVSAKIPRYETKAIVEVGSYNQERLKL; encoded by the coding sequence ATGGCTACAAATGAAATTAAAATAAAGATCTCAATTGATGGCAAAGAAGCTATTGCCACGCTTAATTTAACGGAAAATACGATTAATGAATTAAGCGAAGCTTTTCAGGGATTTGGCCGCACTTCGCAGCAGGTTTCCAATCAAATCGTGCAAAGCTTTGACAATGCGCGGGTGATGATCGAAGGCTTCCAGCGTACTTATGAAGTCCTGCGCAATGCCTTTGCCCAGCCCATTCGTTTAGCCGCCAATTTCGAGCAATATCAGGCTACTTTAGAAGTAATGCTCGGTTCGACCGAGTTGGCTAAACAACGTTTACAAGAACTGGTTGATTTTGCAGCCCACACTCCCTTTCAGTTGCCACAAGTAATCGAAGCAGCCAATCAATTGCAGGCTTTAGGGCGTTATTCACGGGAAACGCTTACCATGTTAGGCGATCTGGCCGCCGCTTCCGGCAAGCCTATTGAACAGGCTATTCGCGCTTACGCTAAATTGGTTACCGGGCAAAAAGGCATTGCCGTGGATATGTTCCGGGATTTACTCATTTCGGTTGACGATTGGGTTGCGGCAACCGGTAAAGGCATTAAAGCAAACGGCGAATTGGAAGCCAGTTATCAGGAATTAGCCGACGTTTTGCCCAAAATATTGGAGATGAAAAATTTTGCCGGCTTGATGGGAAAACAGAGTGAAACGCTGGCCGGTCAACTTTCAAATTTAACCGATTCTATTGATCAATTTAAAACGTCGATGGGCGGGGCCATTGCCGTGGGGCTTTCGCCTATGCTAAAAAGCTTAAGCGATGTATTAAATGTATTGAATAGCGCGCCGCCTGCCATTAGCGGCACAATTGGCGCTATAACGGCCTTAACCGGCACGCTGGTTATTTTAAAAGTTACCGGATTACTGCCGGTTATACGGCAGATCATGACGATGAAAATTAGCCTTAAAACGCTGCCGGCGGATACGGCCGAGGCGTCAGCCGGATTTTTAGGTTTGAGCGGTGCCTTGCGGGCCGCAGGTGTGGCGGCTAAGGGCTTTTTTGCCAGTTTGGGGCCAATCGGATGGCTTACAATCGGTATCGGGACTGCCCTGGAAGTTTGGGGCATTGTATCATCCCAGATGGATGAAGCTAAAGAAAAAACAAAAGAAGCGGAAAGCGAATTGGATCGCTATAAGCAAAAATTACAATCTATGACTGAAGAGGAATTAGGAGAAGAAATCTCTATTTTATGGGATGCCCAATTAAAAGCTCAAAAAGAGGCCGATCAGGAAGCGTTAAAATTAACTAAACAAAAGTATCAATTATTAAAAAAAGAGTTTAAACGAAGAGAAGAAGAAAAAAAGAAAATTGAAATTGAAAAGAACGCTGAAGCGCTTGACGCTGTTAAAAAACTGCGGATAGAGGCATTAGGAGAAGGAAAAGAGAAAGAAATTTTGGCATTAAATTACTGGTATGAAAAACAAAAAGAAAAATATGCTGAAAATGAAGCTGTTCTGGAAGCATTAGAAAACACATATTTTGCTAAGCGCAGAAAAATAGAAGAGAAATATCGGCAGGAATCATTAAAAGCTCAGGAAGCGTATTTACGCAGAAACCTGGAGCTAAATCAAAAAATGATGGAGCTTGAAGAACGACCGCAAAGCGAAATTCTTGAAGCAAAGAAAAAAGTATTGCATCAGATAGCCGATCTGTATGCCGAAAGTTCACCAGAGCGCAATAGAATTTTGCAGGAAATCGCCTTATTACAAATCGATATTGAGAAAGCCTTAAAAGAAGAGCATGCCGTTAAAATTCAGTTAAAAGCCGAACTTAACGAGGCTGAATTCCAGGAAGAACTGGCCAGAATGAAACGCGATTTAATCGCCCAGGGCAGGGGAGAGGAAATTGAATTCATTACGTTTGATTTAATGATTCAAAAGAATCGCGAAGCTATTCAAAAAATTCAGAATGATCAAAGCCTGGGTGATGAAGAGCGGAAAGCTAAAATCAAACAATTAAATGCGGAAATTCTTGATCTGCAGGCCCAGCGCGCCCAACGGGAAATTGAACTGGAAAAACAGAAAAACGAAACCATTCGGCAATTGGGCATGCAAACCTGGAACGATTTAAAATCGGTTGTTAACGAATATTACAGCCAGCAACGGGCCAAAGCGCGCAAACAAATTGAGGAGGAATTCGAAAAACGAAAACAGGCTCTGGAAACCGAACGCCAAAAGCGATTAGAACATGCTAAAACACAGAGGGCCAAGGATTTAATCAACAAACAATACGATCAAAAAGAAGCGCAGTTAGAGAAGGAAAAAGAAAGGCGTTTAGCGGAGGCTGCCAAAAAGGGATTTGCGATCCAGCAGGCCATAGCCATTACCGAAACAATTATGAATACCGCTCAGGCGGTAATGAAAGCCTGGGCCGAAGCCGGTCCGGTTGCAGGCCCAATTTTATCAGGTATTATCACCGCCCTGGGAGCAGCTAAAATTGCGCTTATTAAATCGCAAAAACCGCCGGCATTTGCCGAAGGCGGCCTGTTTGAAGGGGAAGGATCCGGCACGGACGATAAAAACCTGATCCGAATTAGTAATCGAGAATTCATTGTCAATAATAGAATGACGGAAAAGCATTTAACGCTTTTAGAGGCCATCAATACCGACCGCGTGCGCTATGCCGATTTAGGGGCGGTTGTAAAGCAGCTCCAGGAGGTGAATTTGCGATTAGTGCGAGTTGAGCAAGCTTCGCTAAACGTTTCGGAACGGCCAATTAAGATCGACGAAGTGTCGGCAAAGATTCCGAGATACGAAACAAAGGCCATCGTGGAAGTCGGTTCGTACAACCAGGAAAGGCTTAAATTGTAA
- a CDS encoding WD40/YVTN/BNR-like repeat-containing protein — MHRKIFIILSFALIIGAFYLIKMDNGQSFEKDEGISQKLALVLGKSEKEEYKTDRPDQALLYEKLLRSEIDKPFSYKGNWRFKAYKQASRPLQLRKTANLNWIERGPTNVGGRTRALIVHPQNADIWWAGAVGGGVWKTEDAGAHWRPLTDDMPVISISALALCLAQPDILYAGTGEGFGNYDHVIGDGIFKTTDGGETWQQLVSTAGNSEFRFVNRLVVHPLHPDTVLAATNSGVFRSLDGGTTWEQVLNVGNRAQQIVANPLNFNTLYAAIHTNGIYKSVDMGQTWQKISSVFGEHYRVEMAISEADTNYLYAATVNSGGQLAAFYLSTDAGNSWNNLGSSPNWLGSQGWYDNTLVVHPFNKKIVFVGGIDLYQLQVNNNGMSATQISSWWGGYGLPYVHADHHCLVTIPRSDSSFALISANDGGVFYSNDGGIHWEARNNQFNVTQYYDADRHPHLAQYVGGTQDNGTHISPIEPNSNSNWTRAIGGDGFDCAWDRYDPGIVYGTLYDSRIFKSIDGGNSFFGINNGLPESDVFHTPLAMDPNNPEKLFTISETNKIFVTEDGGGQWTGRSVELGGYRWVRIAVSPVQSDIVWIASSVNHINVSTDGGRTFQLVNRPDNAPNAFLTGLAAHPVDSASALALFGVSGYGKIFRTRDLGQSWQDITANLPDIPVHCAIWLPYDTTQIWIGTDIGLFISNDNGQSWNLAEGTLPAVSIRRLKIVGKEIVAATHGRGIWALYDENLPEIVAPARPPVVRSLTPPHPIEHTMKIQFKTRYQYDSLHISINDAVAATMGSVSAYIDTFATVEVTPPDYLEIEVIGFAGSKPYVSNKESLFIYEAVESAEFTFNSGFSDFYGDFFIDKPANFENSALQTEHPYLNKRDYITALGPPIIIKKKTILTYKDIALVEPGEVGYFYPDYRMWDYVTLEGSKDGENWNILITPYDCRFDVAWRSAYDASADPTPDMFRTHEVNLSDFYNEGDIVYLRFRLFADDYQTGWGWIIDDFKVAPATETAIANQTQPVKFALFNNYPNPFNPQTTISFTLDKNGPVTLKIFNSAGQLVRTLIEQENLFKGNVYRYVWHGRNDRGNPVASGVYYYRLQTENHTVVKKMVLMR, encoded by the coding sequence ATGCATCGCAAAATTTTCATCATTTTAAGTTTTGCGCTTATTATTGGCGCTTTCTATTTGATTAAAATGGACAATGGTCAATCTTTTGAAAAGGATGAAGGTATTTCTCAGAAATTGGCCCTGGTTCTGGGCAAGAGCGAAAAGGAAGAATATAAAACCGACCGGCCGGATCAGGCTTTGCTTTATGAAAAATTATTGCGATCGGAAATCGACAAACCGTTTAGTTACAAAGGCAACTGGCGTTTTAAGGCTTATAAACAGGCATCGCGTCCCTTACAATTAAGAAAAACCGCCAATTTAAACTGGATTGAACGCGGCCCGACCAATGTTGGGGGACGTACGCGCGCTTTGATTGTGCATCCGCAAAATGCCGATATCTGGTGGGCCGGAGCGGTTGGCGGCGGAGTGTGGAAAACAGAAGACGCCGGCGCCCACTGGCGTCCTTTAACCGATGATATGCCCGTTATTTCGATTAGCGCTCTGGCCCTCTGTCTGGCGCAGCCCGACATCCTGTATGCGGGCACCGGCGAGGGCTTTGGTAATTACGATCACGTTATCGGCGACGGGATTTTTAAAACCACCGATGGCGGCGAGACCTGGCAGCAGCTCGTTTCAACGGCAGGGAATTCTGAATTTCGCTTTGTCAATCGCCTGGTGGTGCATCCATTGCATCCAGACACCGTACTGGCCGCCACCAATAGCGGCGTTTTCCGCAGCCTGGACGGAGGAACGACATGGGAGCAAGTTCTGAACGTTGGCAACCGCGCGCAGCAAATTGTGGCCAATCCGCTCAATTTTAATACGCTGTACGCTGCCATTCATACCAATGGCATTTACAAATCAGTAGATATGGGCCAAACCTGGCAGAAAATCAGTTCCGTTTTTGGAGAGCATTACCGTGTGGAGATGGCTATTTCTGAAGCAGACACCAATTACCTTTACGCGGCCACGGTTAATTCGGGCGGCCAACTGGCTGCCTTTTACCTTTCTACCGATGCAGGCAATAGCTGGAACAATCTGGGTAGTTCGCCCAACTGGCTGGGCAGCCAGGGCTGGTACGACAACACCCTGGTTGTGCATCCTTTTAATAAAAAGATCGTTTTCGTCGGCGGAATCGATCTTTACCAGCTTCAGGTCAATAACAATGGGATGAGCGCGACACAAATTAGTAGCTGGTGGGGCGGATATGGCCTGCCTTATGTACACGCCGATCACCATTGCCTGGTGACCATTCCTCGTTCCGATTCCAGCTTTGCTTTAATCAGCGCCAATGACGGCGGCGTTTTTTACTCCAACGATGGGGGTATCCACTGGGAGGCGCGCAACAACCAGTTTAATGTTACGCAATACTACGATGCCGATCGTCATCCGCATCTGGCGCAATATGTGGGCGGCACACAGGACAACGGTACGCACATCTCGCCTATTGAACCCAATAGCAACAGCAACTGGACGAGAGCCATCGGCGGCGACGGTTTTGATTGCGCCTGGGATCGTTATGATCCGGGCATTGTTTACGGCACGCTTTATGATTCGCGCATTTTCAAATCCATCGATGGCGGCAATAGCTTTTTTGGGATTAATAACGGCCTTCCCGAAAGCGATGTGTTTCATACGCCGCTGGCCATGGATCCCAATAATCCGGAAAAATTGTTTACCATTTCGGAAACGAATAAGATTTTTGTCACCGAAGATGGCGGCGGACAATGGACAGGTCGTTCCGTTGAACTGGGAGGTTACAGGTGGGTAAGGATAGCTGTTTCGCCCGTCCAGTCGGACATTGTCTGGATTGCTTCATCGGTAAATCATATTAATGTCTCTACCGATGGCGGGCGGACCTTTCAACTGGTTAATCGGCCGGACAATGCGCCCAACGCCTTTTTAACCGGTCTGGCTGCGCATCCCGTCGATTCGGCCTCTGCGCTGGCCTTGTTTGGCGTTTCTGGTTATGGTAAGATTTTTCGGACGCGCGATCTGGGGCAAAGCTGGCAAGACATTACGGCCAATTTGCCGGACATCCCGGTGCATTGCGCCATCTGGTTGCCTTACGACACCACGCAAATCTGGATCGGCACGGATATCGGTCTCTTTATCTCTAACGATAACGGGCAGAGCTGGAATCTGGCAGAAGGTACGTTGCCTGCTGTTTCCATCCGTCGTCTAAAGATTGTTGGCAAGGAAATTGTGGCGGCCACTCACGGGCGCGGCATCTGGGCGCTGTATGACGAAAATTTGCCGGAAATTGTGGCGCCGGCCCGTCCGCCCGTTGTGCGAAGTTTGACTCCGCCCCATCCCATTGAGCATACGATGAAGATCCAATTTAAGACGCGCTATCAATACGATTCACTGCATATTTCCATTAACGATGCAGTGGCGGCAACTATGGGCAGCGTGTCGGCCTATATCGACACCTTTGCCACGGTGGAGGTGACGCCGCCGGATTATCTGGAAATTGAAGTGATCGGTTTTGCCGGCAGTAAACCTTATGTTTCCAATAAAGAATCGTTGTTTATCTACGAAGCGGTGGAAAGCGCGGAGTTTACGTTCAATTCCGGCTTTAGCGATTTTTACGGCGACTTTTTTATCGATAAACCAGCGAATTTTGAGAACAGCGCCCTGCAAACCGAGCATCCTTATTTGAATAAACGTGATTACATAACTGCGCTTGGCCCCCCGATTATCATCAAGAAAAAAACTATTTTAACGTACAAAGACATTGCGCTGGTTGAGCCTGGCGAAGTAGGCTACTTTTATCCCGATTACCGCATGTGGGATTACGTTACGCTGGAAGGTTCAAAAGACGGGGAAAACTGGAATATACTGATCACACCGTATGATTGTCGCTTTGATGTTGCCTGGCGAAGCGCTTACGACGCATCTGCAGATCCGACGCCGGATATGTTCAGGACACACGAGGTGAACCTTTCTGACTTTTACAATGAAGGCGACATTGTTTATCTACGTTTCCGATTGTTTGCCGATGACTATCAGACAGGCTGGGGATGGATAATTGACGATTTTAAAGTAGCGCCTGCCACAGAAACAGCCATTGCCAATCAAACGCAGCCAGTTAAATTTGCGCTGTTTAACAATTATCCAAATCCGTTTAATCCGCAAACGACCATCTCTTTTACGCTGGATAAGAACGGACCGGTTACCTTAAAAATTTTCAACAGCGCCGGCCAGTTGGTCAGAACTTTAATTGAGCAAGAAAATTTATTTAAAGGAAATGTCTATCGCTACGTGTGGCACGGGCGGAACGACAGGGGGAATCCGGTGGCTTCCGGGGTTTACTATTACCGCCTGCAAACGGAAAACCATACTGTGGTTAAAAAGATGGTTTTGATGCGCTGA
- a CDS encoding M14 family murein peptide amidase A: MHANFKGFYALIVLIVFASFYFVILPYFQKWQLQSKTIREYDQLKESNLPWKILGYSEKDNPIYGLEVGAGQDTVIIFGAFHGDEQVGFHLVLQLADTLYQNPSLARSFVLLVPVVNPDGLLAGTRTNANGVDLNRNFPTEDWSPVYTKKKYFPGVEAASEKETQLVIELIDRYRPDRIVSIHADLRMNNYNGPAKTLAEAMAQYNGYPVKGDVGYPTPGSFGTFAGNEMQIPVITLELPGVGIEEAWQQNFKALLTAINFTSQR, encoded by the coding sequence ATGCACGCAAATTTTAAGGGCTTTTATGCGCTAATTGTACTCATCGTTTTCGCCTCATTTTATTTTGTAATTCTTCCCTACTTTCAAAAATGGCAATTACAATCGAAAACCATCAGGGAGTATGATCAATTAAAAGAATCAAATCTCCCATGGAAGATCCTCGGCTATTCCGAAAAAGACAATCCCATCTACGGTTTAGAGGTGGGCGCTGGCCAGGATACGGTTATCATTTTTGGCGCGTTCCACGGCGATGAACAGGTAGGCTTTCATCTGGTGCTTCAACTGGCCGATACGCTGTACCAAAACCCTTCTCTGGCTCGCTCCTTTGTTTTGCTGGTGCCGGTGGTCAACCCGGATGGCTTGCTGGCCGGTACGCGTACTAATGCCAACGGCGTGGATCTAAACCGCAACTTCCCCACCGAAGACTGGTCGCCGGTTTACACCAAAAAAAAATATTTCCCGGGTGTTGAAGCCGCTTCCGAAAAGGAGACCCAGCTGGTGATAGAACTCATCGATCGTTATCGCCCGGATCGCATCGTTTCCATTCATGCCGATCTGCGGATGAACAATTACAATGGCCCCGCTAAAACGTTAGCCGAAGCCATGGCCCAATACAATGGCTACCCCGTAAAAGGAGATGTGGGCTATCCCACGCCCGGCTCATTTGGCACCTTTGCCGGCAACGAAATGCAGATACCGGTTATTACGCTGGAATTGCCCGGCGTGGGTATTGAAGAAGCCTGGCAACAAAATTTTAAAGCGTTGCTTACAGCCATCAATTTCACATCGCAGAGATAA
- a CDS encoding mechanosensitive ion channel family protein — MNTVFFQNIRDFFTDLPLLKEFFILALILLGSFLVYLAAKRMGNKIARKFAARTKTRLDDIFIEHKVIEVLAFFIPLLIIKNFLFLLPLIGNTVDVIVNLLLTFLSARTVSTLLMAGNSYYELKPRARRRPIKSYLQIVVIVVYIVAFIIMIGILTRQPPWMLLSGLGAMTAIILLIFRDTILSFVAGIQINMYDLLHVGDWIEMPQFGADGDVIDIALHTIKVQNWDKSITIVPTHKILENSFRNWRGMEEAGGRRIKRSIYIDQNSIKFCDQEMIDRFLKIQLIHDYVKNKLEELERYNREHNIDDSVMVNGRRMTNIGTFRAYAAAYIKSHPKINQRLTKMVRQLPPGPQGLPIEIYAFTNDIRWEVYESIQADIFDHLLAVVPEFELRIFQNPSGKDFAQLTTQIHSRG, encoded by the coding sequence ATGAACACCGTTTTTTTTCAAAACATCAGAGATTTTTTTACCGACCTGCCATTGCTTAAAGAGTTTTTTATTCTGGCGCTTATTTTACTGGGTTCGTTTCTTGTATATCTGGCTGCAAAGCGCATGGGCAATAAAATAGCCCGAAAATTTGCCGCGCGCACCAAAACGCGGCTGGACGACATTTTTATTGAACACAAAGTCATTGAAGTACTGGCGTTTTTTATTCCCCTGCTCATTATCAAAAACTTCCTTTTTCTTTTGCCGCTTATTGGCAACACGGTGGATGTCATCGTAAATCTATTACTCACCTTTTTATCGGCCAGAACGGTTTCCACCTTATTAATGGCCGGCAACAGCTATTACGAATTAAAACCGCGCGCGCGTAGAAGGCCGATTAAGAGCTACCTGCAGATTGTGGTGATTGTCGTTTACATTGTGGCCTTCATTATTATGATTGGCATTTTAACCCGCCAGCCGCCATGGATGCTGCTGAGCGGTTTGGGCGCTATGACGGCCATTATTTTGCTCATCTTTCGCGATACCATTCTTTCGTTTGTGGCCGGCATTCAGATCAACATGTACGATCTGCTGCATGTGGGCGATTGGATTGAAATGCCGCAATTTGGCGCGGACGGCGACGTAATCGATATTGCTCTGCACACCATCAAGGTGCAAAACTGGGATAAATCGATTACCATTGTTCCCACGCATAAAATTTTAGAGAACTCTTTTCGAAACTGGCGCGGCATGGAAGAGGCCGGCGGCAGACGCATTAAACGGTCGATTTACATCGATCAAAATTCCATTAAATTTTGCGATCAGGAAATGATCGATCGTTTCCTGAAAATTCAGTTAATTCATGATTATGTGAAAAATAAACTTGAAGAGCTGGAACGCTACAATCGCGAACACAATATTGATGACAGCGTGATGGTTAATGGGCGCCGCATGACCAACATTGGTACTTTTCGTGCATACGCCGCGGCCTACATTAAAAGTCATCCCAAAATTAATCAAAGATTGACCAAAATGGTCCGTCAGTTGCCACCCGGACCGCAGGGGCTTCCTATCGAGATTTACGCTTTTACCAACGATATCCGCTGGGAAGTTTATGAGTCCATCCAGGCGGATATTTTTGATCACCTGCTGGCCGTGGTTCCGGAATTTGAACTACGCATCTTCCAGAATCCAAGCGGAAAAGACTTTGCGCAGTTGACCACGCAAATTCATTCACGGGGATGA
- a CDS encoding Type 1 glutamine amidotransferase-like domain-containing protein — protein MKQKAALLLADSQLLFEQYGGQSFLKNYLAQISGGRAAYIGAANDDRPEFFQIFTAAMRGFSSVECRHIKKEFNETERDFLSQADIILLAGGDVLFGWKILEQTGMAAIIVERYYAGAYLIGVSAGAIHLGLAFSDQDDQLQPMLKCIPFVIDVHQQAENWSRLKQTLSLLKNPYVHGIGIPFGGGVLYHPDHSIEALNKPAWLFEQENERLKSQLLLPKNFKFENEAEKA, from the coding sequence TTGAAACAAAAAGCGGCCTTACTTTTAGCAGACAGTCAGCTTCTTTTCGAGCAGTATGGCGGCCAATCTTTTTTAAAAAACTACCTGGCACAGATAAGCGGCGGCCGGGCGGCCTACATCGGGGCAGCAAACGATGATCGGCCAGAATTTTTTCAGATTTTTACTGCGGCCATGCGCGGATTTTCTTCCGTGGAGTGCCGGCACATCAAAAAAGAATTTAACGAAACAGAACGGGATTTTTTGAGTCAGGCCGATATCATTTTGCTGGCCGGCGGCGACGTTCTTTTTGGCTGGAAAATTCTGGAGCAAACTGGTATGGCCGCGATTATTGTGGAGCGTTACTACGCAGGGGCCTATTTAATTGGCGTTTCGGCCGGAGCCATTCATCTGGGGCTGGCCTTCTCCGATCAGGACGATCAATTGCAGCCCATGTTAAAATGCATCCCCTTTGTGATTGACGTGCATCAACAAGCGGAAAACTGGTCGAGGTTGAAGCAGACCTTAAGTTTATTAAAGAATCCGTATGTTCACGGGATTGGCATTCCTTTTGGCGGAGGCGTTTTGTACCATCCTGATCATTCCATCGAAGCTCTTAACAAGCCGGCCTGGCTCTTTGAGCAGGAAAACGAGCGGCTTAAAAGTCAGCTTTTATTACCGAAGAACTTTAAATTCGAAAACGAGGCAGAAAAAGCATGA
- the bcp gene encoding thioredoxin-dependent thiol peroxidase, producing MKWLFSIAFILALSTLLFGGDILKTGSKAPDFELPDSEGKIHRLSDYRGKMVALYFYPKDFTPGCTAEACNLRDNYDALQKKGLVVLGVSFDKPEKHKAFKEKYQLPFPLLSDTTKSVADKYGAKGTFTGFLFAKRITYLIDEQGNVLHVFEKVNAGNHAQQILDFLEK from the coding sequence ATGAAATGGCTATTCAGCATCGCTTTTATTTTAGCATTAAGTACACTGCTGTTCGGAGGAGATATTTTGAAGACAGGAAGTAAAGCCCCGGATTTTGAACTGCCCGACAGCGAAGGAAAAATACATCGTCTTTCCGATTATCGAGGGAAGATGGTAGCGCTCTATTTTTACCCTAAAGATTTTACGCCGGGCTGCACGGCAGAGGCCTGCAATTTGCGCGATAATTACGATGCCTTGCAGAAAAAAGGCCTGGTGGTTTTAGGCGTAAGTTTCGATAAGCCCGAAAAACATAAGGCGTTCAAAGAAAAATACCAGCTTCCTTTTCCACTGCTTTCGGATACCACAAAAAGCGTGGCCGATAAATATGGAGCTAAAGGGACTTTTACCGGTTTTCTGTTTGCCAAACGGATCACCTATTTAATCGACGAGCAGGGAAATGTACTGCATGTGTTCGAGAAGGTAAACGCCGGAAACCACGCGCAGCAGATTCTGGACTTTCTGGAAAAATAA
- the hrcA gene encoding heat-inducible transcriptional repressor HrcA, whose product MMRLNDREKQILKAVIQEFIDTAVPVGSAQISQKSSIDLKPASVRRIMATLEEKGLLTHPHTSAGRVPTSLGYRIYVNELLKKSKLTEHQEKLINQTIDAYDGDVQLFMSKVSAVLAKISRQVGIIVTPKFYEAVLERIHLIPVSSTRVMVILAVKDQQVRTILVEVNHPVDKEDLHRLARKINRRFYGKTLREIKNSYPHLMSDLKSEKSGLVRFFSRTADRIFDFSRYENYWLHGTNYLMHQPEFNDVQRVSGLIQVLEDKDHIFHFMEKREQPPGIKITIGRENELAEMRDCSVITSTYKVGDIWGVVGIIGPMRLRYQKVIPVVEFMASAITRKLGMA is encoded by the coding sequence ATGATGCGTTTAAACGATCGGGAAAAACAGATATTAAAGGCGGTAATTCAGGAGTTTATCGATACGGCGGTACCGGTGGGGTCGGCGCAGATTTCACAAAAATCAAGCATCGATTTAAAGCCGGCATCGGTGCGCCGTATTATGGCCACCCTGGAAGAAAAAGGCTTGCTCACGCATCCGCACACTTCGGCGGGACGCGTGCCCACTTCGCTGGGGTACCGTATTTACGTTAACGAACTACTCAAAAAAAGTAAGTTAACTGAGCATCAGGAAAAGCTTATTAACCAGACTATTGATGCGTACGATGGCGACGTGCAGCTTTTTATGAGTAAGGTCAGCGCCGTACTGGCTAAAATTTCCAGACAGGTGGGCATCATCGTTACTCCTAAATTTTACGAAGCGGTTCTGGAACGTATTCATTTAATCCCGGTTTCTTCGACGCGAGTCATGGTCATACTGGCCGTAAAAGATCAACAGGTGCGCACCATTTTGGTGGAAGTCAACCATCCGGTGGATAAAGAAGATTTGCATCGCCTGGCGCGTAAAATAAACCGGCGATTTTACGGCAAAACATTGCGCGAAATTAAGAATTCGTACCCCCATCTCATGTCCGATCTGAAGTCGGAAAAAAGCGGCCTGGTGCGCTTTTTCAGCAGAACCGCCGACCGCATCTTTGACTTTTCGCGCTATGAAAATTATTGGCTACACGGCACAAATTATTTAATGCACCAGCCGGAATTCAACGACGTTCAACGCGTTTCGGGGTTAATTCAGGTGCTGGAAGACAAAGATCATATTTTCCACTTTATGGAAAAGCGAGAACAGCCGCCCGGAATCAAAATAACCATCGGCCGGGAAAACGAGCTGGCAGAAATGCGCGATTGCAGCGTAATTACTTCTACCTACAAGGTTGGCGATATCTGGGGCGTGGTGGGGATTATTGGCCCCATGCGTTTGCGTTATCAGAAAGTTATTCCGGTAGTAGAATTTATGGCTTCTGCAATTACACGGAAACTGGGAATGGCATAG